The Salvelinus alpinus chromosome 25, SLU_Salpinus.1, whole genome shotgun sequence genomic sequence GAAATATAAAAAAGTAGAAAGTAAGGTAAAAAAAGCCCTGGGCTTGAAAGTGCAGCTGAGCAAGATGTCCAAACAGAACAAGTCAGTCATAATTTGCCTTCATTGCACACAATATTGCAGATATGAACTTCAATATAACAATTTCTTAAACACAAAGCATTCCTTCACCGTCTTATCTAGTGTTTATATGTATCCCTAAATAaaggattaaaaatatatatacagtggggagaacaagtatttgatacactgccgattttgcaggttttcctacttacaaagcatgtagaggtctgtaatttttatcataggtacacttcaactatgagagacggaatctaaaacaaaaatccagaaaatcatattgtatgatttttaagtaattaatttgcattttattgcatgacataagtatttgatacatcagaaaagcagaacttaatatttggtacagaaacctttgtttgcaattacagagatcatacgtttcctgtagttcttgactaggtttgcacacactgcagcagggattttggcccactcctccctacagatcttctccagatccttcaggtttcggggctgtcgctgggcaatacggagtttcagctccctccaaagattttctattgggttcaggtctggagactggctaggccactccaggaccttgagatgcttcttacggagccactccttagttgccatggctgtgtgcttcgtgtcgttgtcatgctggaagacccagccacgacccatcttcaatgctcttactgagggaaggaggttgttggccaagatctcgcgatacatggccccatccatcctcccctcaatacggtgcagtcgtcctgtcccctttgcagaaaagcatccccaaagaatgatgtttccacctccatgcttcacggttgggatggtgttcttggggttgtactcatacttcttcttcctccaaacacggcgagtggagttagaccaaaaagctctatttttgtctcatcagaccacatgaccttctcccattcctcctctggatcatccagatggtcattggcaaacttcagacaggcctggacatgcactggcttaagcagggggaccttgcgtgcgctgcaggattttaatccatgacggcgtagtgtgttactaatggttttctttgagactgtggtcccagctctcttcaggtcattgaccaggtcctgccgtgtagttctgggctgatccctcaccttcctcatgatcattgatgccccacgaggtgaaatcttgcatggagccccagaccgagggtgattgaccgtcatcttgaacttcttccattttctaataattgcgccaacagttgttaccttctcaccaagctgcttgcctattgtcctgtagcccatcccagccttgtgcaggtctacaattttatccctgatgtccttacacagctctctggtcttggccattgtggagaggttggaatctgtttgattgagtgtgtggacaggtgtcttttatacaggtaacgagttcaaacaggtgcagttaatacaggtaatgagtggagaacaggagggcttcttaaagaaaaactaacaggtctgtgagagccggaattcttactggttggtaggtgatcaaatacttatgtcatgcaataaaatgcaaattaattatttaaaaatcatacaatgtgattttctggatttttgttttagattccgtctctcacagttgaagtgtacctatgataaaaattacagacctctacatgctttgtaagtaggaaaacctgcaaaatcggcagtgtatcaaatacttgttctccccactgtatatttaaagAGGTGATCTTTGTGATTAAAATTGTCTTTGACAAGAGAGCTGTCCCAAGACGGCTATCAATCATCAATATTTGGATCAGATGAGTGCAGCTGCTGTAGCGGTGAGCCATCCCACTGCTCCTCCAACACCAGCCACCACTGCGGTTGTAGACCCAGCTAACCCTGCTGCACCTAGTGGGAAACAACACAACATACATCGGTCACTGTGGCATTCAAAACAGAATGTACCTCAGGCACCAGGGTATCATAGTCTTGTCTAAAAATAAGAGGTCTTCAATGATCTAATGTGCAAAATAAAGGTGGAAGAAATAGATCATAAAGAGAGATGATCAAAGTATAGTTGGGGATTATCACAAGATCATATTCCTATTGATTCTGTGACTCTACTAGCAATTACACAACACAATTATGTAAACTGATTTTTAAATATGATATTTAAACACATGAAAATGTGACTGTCATTACCTGCCGACTGCAGAACAGCAACGGCGCTTCCAGCCAACACACCACCGCCACCTGCAGTGGCTGCCGATGCCATCATGCCGGCTGCAAAGGAGTTTGCGGCGATGCCAGCGGCGGTAAACCCTACAGCTCCTAGGGCAAGTGGAGCCAAGACCACCGCTCCCCCTTAAaagtaaaaataaacatttaaattgtAGCTTACTACAGTTGGCTAAGTAGCATATTGAAGTTATTGGGTAAAATGTTAACAAAAAATGGAATCTCTCAAAATTAGATGTGAAAACGGCAAATGATTTAacatgtgtagctagctatgctTTTTATTATGCACCTGTAACCATGGGTTGAATTGGCATTTTGCTGGTAGCTTAGCCTACTTAAATTAAACTAGGCTATCCACAATATTGGTATTTCTATGAAATTTCATATTGTCTTCTCATCAGTTTTTGGTTTGAAATGAAATTAACACAGGGTAATTGATAATATATTACCTTTTTAATTATGTCAGAGTCGATTTTTAAATAGCATGGCAAATGTCtcacctgctgctgctgctgctcctgctgctgtgACCGCAATAATGGTAACTGTTAAAAAAAAAGCAAGGATGTACAATGAGCAAATATAATTACATGAAAATTGTATGCCACATTTATGCATTGGTTATTGTTACTGTAGCCTAGCCTACTTCACACAATTTAGATTTAGTCAGATACATTAGGGGTTTAGGTTACTCACAAAGATCCATGGTTCCTCAGTGACTGTATCAGTGACTGCAGGGGAAAAGACTGGGTCAGGGTTATATAATGCAGTGCCTAGAATTTTTTGGGAAACGAAACTTAAGTGCGCCAATTTAGGGTGTGTCTGTACCCATCTCGGTGCACATATTGGACATTTCAAGCATTCCGTATTGGAAACTTGATTGACAGGGTGCTGGTTGTCACAACTTGCCGGAACAAGTTCCGTGTCGGTTGTCGTCGAGCAGGCAAACAGAAACGAAAGTCAACCGTTTCTTGTTCCTGTGAAAAGGACATTAGATAAGGATCTTCGATAGCTAGGCCATCACGTGAAAGGAACATGAAACAGAACAATATATCCAATGGTGTAGGCGAATAGGCTTTTGGTTATGTTCAAAGGTAGTAAAGAAAGGCACAATCCTTTATTCGTTTTCCAGCAGAAACGGAACCCTCGCCGCTTGGCTTTTTATAAAACTGAGGGATGGGGttagagaaatgtaaccacttccGAATTCATAGATGGATCTACAGATGCAAAACGCAGCTATAGTGCGTTGCAATGCAATGACTGCCGTGATATTAAAATGATAGTTTTGAAGTAATGTTTGTCCACGAAGACATTGTTTACAAACCGTGAGTAAaacaaatatacactgctcaaaaaaattaagggaacactaaaataacacatcctagatctgaatgaatgaaatattcttattaaatacttttttctttacatagttgaatgtgctgacaacaaaatcacacaaaaatgatcaatgtaaatcaaatttatcaacccatggaggtctggatttggagtcacactcaaaattaaagtggaaaaccacactacaggctgatccaactttgatgtaatgtccttaaaacaactcaaaatgaggctcagtagtgtgtgtggcctccacgtgcctgtatgacctccctacaacgcctgggcatgctcctgatgaggtggcggatggtctcctgagggatctcctcccagacctggactaaagcatccgccaactcctggacagtctgttttgtaacgtggcgttggtggatggagcgagacatgatgtcccagatgtgctcaattagattcaggtctggggaacgggcgggccagtccatagcatcaatgccttcctcttgcaggaactgctgacacactccagccacatgaggtctagcattgtcttgcattaggagg encodes the following:
- the LOC139553681 gene encoding interferon alpha-inducible protein 27-like protein 2A gives rise to the protein MDLFTIIAVTAAGAAAAAGGAVVLAPLALGAVGFTAAGIAANSFAAGMMASAATAGGGGVLAGSAVAVLQSAGAAGLAGSTTAVVAGVGGAVGWLTATAAALI